In the genome of Arachis hypogaea cultivar Tifrunner chromosome 9, arahy.Tifrunner.gnm2.J5K5, whole genome shotgun sequence, the window GTCGTCGTGTTCAGCTTGCCATCATGCCTTATCATCGTCGCTGTCGTCGACAGGAGCGTCAGGAGTAGAGAGAGGAATGAACTCGCGAGGAAGAGAGAGGAGGTTGCGTCGCGGAGCCGTCGAAGCCatcctaaaaattattttattagaaatgattagattgatatttataaatactttaagtttaagtcaattaatatttatgtacaacttttattataattaattattttataaattgaaattaaagtttcgaaaatagaaaaataataaaaaattatatcatttaatttgaataattaaaattaaatttaaactatattttataaaaatgtgattaatatattcattttataatttaaattaaaaataattgattgaaattagtaatatgttgataaataatatttttaaatatttttaatagagtatatttaattttaaaattattctacccttcaattttatcaaaatatctattcatatatatccatattattttataaaatccctaatttctaaccctaattcccaaaattAACTCATAACCCTAGTTTTCCCAATTCCTAACCCTAACAGCCACAGCCTCACCTTCCTTCAACATAACAAACGCATACAAACTGAAGAAATGGGAAACAGAGAGGAAGAGATTTgagaaaaagagggaagagaaggGAGACGGCGCTGGCTGGGGCCTCGCCGCCGTCACCGTCGCCGTCAAGCGTGAAGGGTGGAGAGGAGAGAGGCTGCGTCCGAGAGAGAAGAGATGCTGTCTGCCGTCACCGTCGCCGCCCTGGAGCTCGCCGTCGAGCTGCTTCACGGCACCGTCCCGTCCATGGACCCACAAGCTTGCGTTAATGCCGATCCGTCCACAAGCCGTCATCGAGGGGACAGAATCGCGAAGAGAGAGAGACGCACGAAGAGAAGCCCGCGACCAGCCTTGTCGCCGTCAGCGCCGCGGGTTGCCGTTGCCATCCTCGCGAGCTGCCACCGCGTCGCCGTTACTGAGTTGCAGCCCCGCTGTTGTCACACTCTGCTGCTGCCGCGTCTCACCAAGCCACCGTTGGAGGAGGACGCTGCCACTGTCACCATTGAAGCCTGCCGGGGAAGTAGCTATTGACAGAAGAAACTGCTGTTGCTCTTAACTACTCTGTGCTGCTCTATTCAGCCTCTGCTTTAGGTTTCGTAGTTATCGGAGCCCTCTGCCACCGGAAACCAATATTGGAGCTACCCAGAACCACTTTGGTTGCTGCCCAGGTAACGAAACGAGTGTTGGAACTTCTATCAGAGCTGCTGTGTTTGCAATTTTCGTGAGTTTCAACTTTGAGGtaggatatttatttaaaaattaacagtTTTAACTTATGAATGCCAATTAGGTTTagtgagtaattgcaaataattcaTGAATATGATTAATTGATAGGAATAAGCTTGGTTTGAAGTTGTGAAATTCggattaagtttggtattgagatgATATTCTAATGTTTTAATTAGTCTATTGAGTTTAGGTTATGGCTGTGAATGTTGCTGGGTGTTGTTATTGTGAGTAATTAATTTGACAAGGTTAATTTTGGTTAATGTTGTGACTGATAttggttttctgattttgatggaTTTGTTGAAAATTCTGATCTTATGTGATATTGCTGAATTGGTAGAAATGTGGTTGtgaatggtgattcatttgataatacttgttaaattgaaatttgaaaagttGTCGTATCGATATTTGATGAACTGGGTTGGATTTGTGTTTGGTTTGGGATTATTGTGATGATGGTTTGAGTTGTGGCTGTATTTTGATTATTGATAATAAGCGTTTGCTGTTGATTTTGGTAATCTGACATGTCGGAATGGCCGTGAAATTGACTTGTGACTGGTTGGAATTGGTTTTGGTAGTTGTTAATGTTGGTTCATGATTAATTAGAATTGCGTTTGAGAACTGTTAAAAGATTGAAGCTTGATTATTAAATTGACCTTTTTATGAAATCTGAATTTAGAGATAAAAACAGTAACTCTAAAAGTATAAGGATAACTTGTGATAATTGGAAACTACATGGAGCAGAATTTTTGGGTGAACATATCATAAGAGAACtggaattttataaataaaacatactgTGTTTTGGGGTCAATATTGCTAAGATTTTGGTTAAGTTAGGTGATAATGTGTTTTGGGTATTTGGAAAGTGAAAAACTGTTAGTCCTTTGGTTAAAGTAATTTATGAATTTCAGCAGATTGTTGATATTGGCAAAACTCTGTCGTTGTTCATGGAGCTTCAAACCTTAGGTGACAGGACTTGAAGAACCATGCTGATTTTTGCCACATAGGTAATATTATGGCTACTCTAGATTCATATGGTTGGTATCTCATCTTCTTGCATGCTACTGCATGTTCATAAGAACCTGATAACGATATATAACATAAAACTCTAGTCTTAAATTTGTGTCCCCTTTTGTAAGCTCCTATAAATTATGTTTCTCTTCATTGTATAAAACCAATTTTGAGGGCGCTGTCCATGGCAATATCTACAGTTTCAATCCATATCTTTGGTGATGTGCCTTCCTCACCACTTGTTGGCATCCTGCAGGTTACATCTCATTTTTCCTGATATTGTTGGCATCCTGCAGGTTACTTTTAGTTACACCTCACTTAGCCAAACTGTTCTCTCTTTCTCATCTCTCCCTTTGATGTAAAAGGGTTTCACATCTTAGTTTGTTTAGGCAACTTTCAACATCCCTCTTGAATTAACATATATGGAAAAGAAGTTGACAAAACTAGTAACAAGAACTATGCTGCCTTATGTTTTACATTTTGATGCAGCCTTACTCATGATTTACTGACCTGCTTTACATTGTTGGCTGTTCCAGCCTTTTGCCTGTATTTGTTCCTGTTTTAACATTTGTTTTTATTCTAAGCAAAATAGTTTTCCTGCACAGGATCATATTAATGACTGGAGGAAAATAGCACTTTGTTTAAcatccattttctttcttgctgCTATAATATGGTTCATAGGTAAGTGGCAAACCACCAAGCAGCTTTGGTATTATATTAGCTgttcttaatttttaaaccagATATGCATTAGAATTAATTGTTTTTTAAGAATGTGCCTGTAAACTGAAATTTCAGAACAGTACTAAAGAAATTGCTGGATGTTGCGCATGGGTTTCAAATGCTAATAGACCCTAAAGGTACTCATAAAATTGCTTatggttttattatattttcctaGATGATTCCTATATTATTAGTAtagtttaatttgtatatggacctatttatcacattttacttgtgtcatggttgaGAAATCACAAATGTCttattatttggtttgataaatttggttgtgtATTGGCTGAGAAATAAGTTGTGAATTGGTTGTGTTTGTTGGAACCGTGgacggtggaaatatccaagttttaggggaggtcttgccaaaatttttctaaacattttggataaaacttagtggaaaaattataattagtgttatatcttgtttctaacttttttgtttcggtttttcttatttacaggagtgctgaaatagtgaccatatgctaccttgagggctcaagaatgttttgatgtatagagacactaatctatgttagaacttttatgttttggttgaacttttatgttagaacttttatgttttggttgaactaatcaatgtactcactagctaatattattttgtttcaagacaattttagctaaaagaatcttgtttgacttatgtatgttttgcatattatatacatgtaaacTTGTTTATTAAAatcgttaatatattagttaatttaaaaaataattttgtaaattatgcatgtaatttgtaataaaaaaagttgttacaaaataattaatttgctctcgtaactaaagaaaaaaatgttacaaaatcatgttacattttgtaacaattttttttataggaaaaaaaattaactgtcacgaaaaataccttcaagatcaaaatttgttatcacttttgtaacggcttctggttttttgtatcagaaaaaattgttacaaaatatggtaTTTAATTGTAACTGTtccatttttcgttacaaaaactttttgtaacgggacttactgcaatagacccttttttttgttacaaaaaatttttgtttcaaaattttgacgttttgtaacaatattttttttttacaaatgcgcctttttcttgtagtgtcccCAATGCACACTCCCCCTTCCTCTCCATCGCAACCACCTACCCAATGCACACTCCCTCCCCATCGCAGCccccttccctctccctcccCATTGCAGCCCCTTCTCCAACGCACATTAcctccttctctctccttctccaATTGCAGCAGCAGAAGCGTCAATAACAGTAGAAACAACACCATCGGAACCCAAAACAGAACCAATAGAAGAACCTGCACATTCAAAACCTAACCATACTTgttcctccttctctctttttcctcattcctTCCTTCTCTTATCGGAGGGCCATAACAATAACAATATCCATTCACACACAAATATTTACACAAACACATAACCTACATTTATTAatataaagagagaaaaagaaaaaggctgAGGAGATGCGGCTATTCCAGGCCTTATTGTCGCTCCGATGGTGGTGGCAATGGTCCTTGATAGTGCTCTTGCCGTTGAAGTTGCTATTGCTGTTGAGGTTGTTGCTATGATAGGAAGGAGAGAAAAGTGTGCGTTGGGGTTGCTACTGTTATTGTTGCTTGTTGTTGTTGGTGTTACTGTTGATGTTGAGGTGGTTGTTGCTGTGAGTGGTAGTGGAGGGAGGGAGGGGGTGCGATGGGGAGGGAGTGTGCATTGGGTAGGGAGAGGGTTgcgatggagagggagagggaggggAGGGAGTGTGCGTTGGGGAGGGAGAGGGAGGGGAGTATGCGCTGGGGAGGGAGGGATTAGGGTTTGGGGATGGTTTGTCAGGTTACGATGGCCACTTTAGCATTGTATTTGCCGGAGATTTGTTCCGGCGAGCTCGGGGACacgtttgtcaaattttaaaattttttagggactattttgtcaatagtaaaagtcaggtaccattttgtcagTGTCAAAATCTTTTGTGTACCGATTTGGTAGTTACctctatataaaattataaagattaagttaaataagataattttatgtTATTACATATGAGCATAAAGAAGAACAATAACagagaaatcaagaagaaattGAGAATTAAACTTGTACAATGATAAGACTCAAAGAATACAATATTACAGTTTGCTATTTATACAAACACTACTTCTAACAGAATTACCTTACTACTCTAACAAACTATAGAGTTCAACATGTGCAATAAAACCCACTACTAACAACTTTTTATACAAGAGAAATAACAACCTGTATTAGCAAATTCTAACTAACAGAATAAATATTAAGTAACACCCTCTCGTAAGTTTGGACTATTAGAAGAGAAGAGATCTAACAATCCAAGTTTAGAGTAACCTGTATTGAAAGGCCTAGGAGCAAGAGGTTTGGTGAGAATGTCGGCAGCTTGATTATTGGAGGAAATGGGAAAGAGATGAATCAATTTTTCTTACAATTTGTCATGGATTATATGGCAATCAGCTTCAATATGTTTTGTATATTCATAGGATTAGTGGGAATGTAAATAGCTGAATTGctattacaattaaaattaatagGCTTTGTGATTGGAACATCAAGATCTTGAAGAACATAACTCAACCATTGAGCTTCTCGGGTGGCTAGAGCTAAAGCTCTATACTCTacttctgaagaagaggttgtAACTGTTAGTTGTTTCTTACTCTTCCAAGTAACCAATGATGGTTCTAAATAAAAACAATATGTCGAGATGGATCTGTAAGAGTCAATGCAACTAGCCCAATCAGAATCAGAGAAACCAGTAAGTTGTAAATAAGAATCTGCAGAGAAGAAGAGACTTGCAGCAGGAGAACCCTTTATATAACACAGCATTCTATGTGCTGCCTTCAAATGCTCAGTAGTAGCGCAATCCAAAATTTGTCTCAGCTTTCCAATGGCATAGCTTATATCAGGTCTAGTATTTGATAGATATAAAAGCTTGCCCACAATTCGTCTATACTGACCAGAATCAATGAGCAATTTCCAGtagttttacttagtttttctccatAATCAATAGGAGTGGTGGCAGGTTTGCACCCTTCAAACCCTGTTTCCTTGAGTAAATCAAGGACATATTTCCTCTGGTACAAAGCAATTCCTGTCTTGAGTCTTGCCACTTCTAGACCAAGGAAGTACTTCAAATCTCCCATGTCTTTGATCTAAAATCTctcatgaaaaacatctttaatTGAGTTAATTTCATTTAGGTCATCACCTGCCAATACTAAGTCATCTACATACACTAGAATTGCTATGAATCTAAGTGATGTAATCTTGGTGAAGAGGCTGTAATCCAATTTGCATTGAGTAAATTTTAGCTCAAGTAGAACTGATTTGAgcttgcaattctattgtctaCTAGCTTATTTTAATCTATACAAGGACTTTTCAAGCTTTCAAACTTGACATAGTGAGGCTTCTAAGCCTGGAGGCACTTTCATATAGACCTCCTCATCGAGTTCACCATGCAAAAACGCCGTGTTGACATCAATTTGTTTAAGGTGCCACCCTTTCACTGCTGCAACAACCAGCACCACTCTCAAAGTTCCTAGCTTTATTACAGGACTGAAGGTGTCTTGATAGTCAACACCAGCCATTTGTGTGAATCCTTTGGCAAAGAGTCTTGCCTTGTGCCTCTCCACTGTGCCATCCGGGCGGTATTTGGTACGAAATACCCATTTACAGCCAATCGCTCTCTTTCCAATTGGTAAAGAAGTTAGCTTCCATGTCTTGTTTTCTTCCAAGGCAGTTAGTTCAACTCTTATTGCCTCTTTCCAACAAGTTTGTATGATTGCATCCTCATAGGTTTTAGGCTCTAAATTCTGAATAGCaacaaaaaatgcaagatgcataggAGAAAGTCTAGTATAAGACAAGACATTGGAGAGAGGATACCTTTGAGTAGTGAGCTGCGATGAGGGTGAAACAGTATTGATGGTTTGGTACTCATAGTCCTACAAGTGTGTAGGTGGTTTAGTTTGCCTACTTGATCTCCTTACATCAGCAATTTCAAGTATAATGGAGAATTCAGGCAGAGCAACAGAATTATGAGTTGAAAACTCTTCATGTGATGCAGATATGGGTTCTAAATTATTATGAATTTCAAGataggaaataattttttcaGTTTCATTTAACTCAGATAAATCGTTATCATGTTGATGGCTGAGATTTGGGTGATGCAAGCTTGGTTGAGGGGCTGCATCATTAGTGTTTAAAACCTGAATCTGAGTCCCTTCCAAAAATTCATAATCAAAAGGATGAGATGCAACATAAGATGAATTAGAAGAATTTGAAAAGTTGTTATCGTTGGAACTATTGGAGTGATAATAAGGAAAACAGTTCTCAtgaaattagacatcttgagATGAGAAAATCTCTCGATTTTGCAAATCAAAGAGCAGGTATCCCTTTGTGCCCTCCCTAAATCTAAGATGCAAACACTTCTTGCTCTTGGCTCCAGTTTGATTCATTGTCTTACAAGGTTGCTTGCATATGCCAAATAACCAAAGACTCTGAGAAGGAAAAGATTTGGCAAAGTCTTATAAAAAACTTGATATGGAGACTTATCTTGCAAAAAAGGTGTTGGCAATCGATTAATTAAATAAACCACATGTCCAACACTGTAATTCCAAAAAGATTTTGGCAAGTGTGCATGAAACAAAAGAGTTCTAGCCATAACAAGGATGTGTTGATGCTTGCGCTCAACAATGCCGTTCTACCGTGAAGTTTTCACACAAGTTCTTTGATGAGATATGCCATGAGAGCTGTAAAAAGTATGCATTAAAAACTCAGGCCCATCATCCGTGAGAATTATTTTAACCACTGCATTAAATTGAATTTTAGCAAAAATGACAAAATCTTTAACCAATAAAGAAGCCTGGGCTTTAGTTTTCATGAACAAAATCCAAGTGAATCGAGAACAATCATCCACTATAGTAAGAAAATAACGTTTTCCAGTAAAGGAGGGAACAGAAATGCGTCTCCAAATATCAACATGAATTAGATCAAGTACATTGGTTGCAGTACTAGAACTAACAGAAAAAGGTAATCGCTTTTGTTTATCGGCAAGAATGACATGGTTCCGTATGTTTTGTACAGTCAATAAACTCAAAATTCTTTTGTAATGCAACAAGCCTATCATGAGATGGATGTCCTAATCTAACATGCCACAAAGATTGTGAAAAATGGCTACGGAAAGTTGCTGTGATGTGAGAGAGAGCTTTAACTTCTTTGTGTAGAATGTACAAACTATCAACATTATTAGCTGCACTAATCATCTTCAAAGTGTGCAAATTCTATATCTCACAAGTCTTGTCAGTGAAACTCATTTTGCAATGTAAATATGTAGTAAGTTTTGAAACTGATATGAGTTTAAAGTTAAAAGTAGGAAGAAACAATGCATTAGTGAGGAAAAGATTGGCAAAAAACATAATAGTACCCATGATCAGCTAGTAGTGAGTGCTCCATTAGGTAATTTGACAATGATTCAATcaactttaaaataattttggaaaTCAGCCAGGGTATATGATACATGGTCAGTGGCTCCAATGTCAAATACCCATGACTTGTGTTTATTAGTTGAAATAGTTAGAGCTCTAACATGAGAATCAAATTGTAAAATATTTACCATTCTATCTGTATAGGGAGAGTGACTGGCTTTGGTTGAAAATTGATTGACACTATGAGAATGAGACAATCTTGTTTGCTAAGCAAGGCCAAAAGATTTCAGAGATATGtgaaagagaaggagaagaaattgCGTGAAAGAGGGCTTTCAAATCAAacgaagaaagagagaaaaatagaTTCATGGAGCAAAACCGCGAACAAGCACTTCAACTGCGAAACTGGACTCATCATCCTTATCTAATCACGTTAACGAATTGTGAATCAGAGAACAAATTTCTTATCCTTCAATTGGAATTTCTATGTTTTTCTATtcacgctcaccgcaccatgtgaAAATTGCATATGAGCATGGAAAAGAACAATAACAGAAAAACTAAGAAGGAATTGAGAATTAAACTTAAATACAATACTATAGTTTGCTATTTATACAAATACTACTTTTAACAGAATTACCTTACTACTCTAACAAATTATACAGTTTAGTATGTGCAACAAAATTCACTATTAACAACTTTTTGTACAAGAGAACTAACAACTTGTATtaacaaattctaactaatagaataaatatcaaataatataaattattatcttttattatttatttcatttttaaaattactttgcTAAAAACAGAtagaacccaaaaaaaaaaaataataaaacagttGCAGTATAAATCAACCGTCATGTTACAATAGTGTTATGCTCCTGTAATACATATAATCCAACATCTACATCCAACATAAAgccataatataaataaattcagacattaaaatttttttcttattattagaaTATGAGAAAGTTTaagaactagtatttttattaaaatttatttaatatttaattaataaaataaaatatttaattttatattattaaatataattttatactattaaaatattaataataattaattaataattataaattatatgaaTTAACTTCTGACACTGACACTACTATTAGAATATTCCTAACATCAACACATATATAATCACAACATAAAATTTTTGTTCAATATCTTAAACAAATAGTAATTTACCCAGTTAAGTTTACATAAGTATCCCCTTTTTTGTCTTCTAATTATATAATTGCTGAACCCACTTACACCATGCAATGGATTCTCCATGTCATACATGGA includes:
- the LOC140175062 gene encoding secreted RxLR effector protein 161-like, coding for MGDLKYFLGLEVARLKTGIALYQRKYVLDLLKETGFEGCKPATTPIDYGEKLSKTTGNCSLILLRQILDCATTEHLKAAHRMLCYIKGSPAASLFFSADSYLQLTGFSDSDWASCIDSYRSISTYCFYLEPSLVTWKSKKQLTVTTSSSEVEYRALALATREAQWLSYVLQDLDVPITKPINFNCNSNSAIYIPTNPMNIQNILKLIAI